Proteins encoded within one genomic window of Edaphobacter lichenicola:
- a CDS encoding histidine phosphatase family protein translates to MSEILFVRHAETDMAGTFCGHSDPEVNARGREQISELIDRLRQESIDIVYTSDLRRAVATANAIAEAFGVGCHARPALREISFGTWEGLSWQEIEQRDAVYARRWIAEYPMLPAPDGEAFRHFEQRVLTEVEFLSVQTAKKNIAVVTHAGVLRTVLCALNNCSQDDAWRQTKTYCAIVRHTVAPSLQTQSIGARS, encoded by the coding sequence ATGAGCGAGATACTCTTCGTTCGTCATGCAGAGACAGATATGGCAGGAACCTTCTGCGGCCACTCTGACCCTGAGGTTAATGCGCGTGGTCGTGAACAGATCTCCGAGTTGATCGACAGACTTCGCCAGGAGAGTATCGACATCGTTTACACGAGCGATCTGCGCCGTGCCGTGGCGACCGCCAACGCAATCGCCGAGGCGTTCGGAGTCGGATGCCATGCGCGTCCGGCACTGCGCGAGATCAGCTTCGGAACATGGGAGGGGCTTAGCTGGCAGGAGATTGAGCAGCGGGATGCAGTTTATGCTCGTCGATGGATAGCGGAATATCCGATGCTGCCGGCACCTGACGGCGAAGCCTTTAGACACTTTGAACAACGCGTGTTGACGGAAGTGGAGTTCTTGTCTGTGCAGACGGCGAAGAAAAACATCGCGGTCGTAACGCACGCGGGAGTGCTGAGAACCGTGCTGTGCGCGCTGAACAACTGCAGTCAAGACGATGCCTGGAGACAGACCAAAACTTACTGTGCGATCGTTCGGCATACTGTTGCACCATCGCTCCAGACGCAGAGCATCGGAGCGCGCTCATGA
- the cobS gene encoding adenosylcobinamide-GDP ribazoletransferase, whose translation MTVAGQIRRLGEELVVAFQFLTRIPMPAIAFESDSLSRAVKFFPLVGLIVGAGAVLLQKLLITHLTRQLVALVALTYLVLITGFLHEDGLADTADGFGGGWTKDRVLAILRDSRIGSYGATALVLSLLARYLLLSSIPMEHFAAYVISAHVLCRWSSLPLSYFLPPAREQEGQGARIARLTSLPSLLFGSLVAAGIVIFALRSASVQPLLVSLVVVILSGWFYYRRIDGVTGDCFGATNQITEIAVYFCGVWIA comes from the coding sequence TTGACCGTAGCAGGACAGATTCGCAGGCTTGGTGAAGAGCTCGTGGTCGCCTTTCAATTTCTCACGCGAATCCCCATGCCTGCGATTGCGTTCGAGTCCGATTCCCTCTCGCGCGCCGTCAAATTCTTTCCGCTGGTTGGATTGATCGTCGGTGCAGGAGCTGTGCTACTGCAAAAGCTGCTGATAACGCACTTGACTCGCCAACTTGTCGCGCTGGTCGCGCTGACTTACCTCGTGCTGATTACCGGCTTCCTGCATGAAGACGGCCTTGCGGATACCGCGGACGGGTTCGGTGGTGGCTGGACGAAGGATCGGGTGTTGGCCATCCTGCGAGACAGCAGGATTGGAAGTTACGGTGCAACCGCTCTTGTCCTGTCGTTGCTGGCGCGTTATCTACTGCTGTCTTCGATACCGATGGAGCACTTTGCCGCATACGTCATCTCGGCCCATGTGCTCTGCCGATGGAGTTCCCTTCCGCTCAGTTATTTTCTCCCTCCCGCTCGCGAACAGGAGGGACAAGGTGCGCGCATCGCTCGGCTCACATCGCTCCCTTCGCTGTTGTTCGGTTCACTCGTTGCTGCCGGGATAGTGATCTTCGCTCTTCGAAGTGCCTCCGTGCAGCCTCTTCTTGTCTCTCTCGTTGTGGTGATATTGAGTGGTTGGTTCTACTATCGAAGGATCGATGGCGTGACTGGAGATTGCTTCGGTGCAACCAACCAAATCACCGAAATCGCGGTTTACTTCTGCGGGGTATGGATCGCATGA
- the cobT gene encoding nicotinate-nucleotide--dimethylbenzimidazole phosphoribosyltransferase produces the protein MSDSNIMSTIEPPSELWLAKARAHLDVLTKPLGSLGRLEDLAAQLVSIRQREYAEPLRKAVYIFAADHGITAEGVSAYPSEVTRQMVLNFLANGAAINVLAKLHGVEMNVVDVGVDADFDQIDDLLHRKVRKGTRNMIQEPAMSSDELTEALGVGLDLADDSKAKGHSLVAVGEMGIGNTTAASAITSLLTRKPVELTTGKGTGLNTEALQHKRRIIEAVLQKYFGEAAGDILPDPVDVLRIVGGLEIAAMTGFILGAARHGIAVVVDGFISTAAAALAFALVPQVRGYLFAGHQSEEPGHQALLDYLELRPILALNMRLGEGTGAVLAMPILESAMCLYNQMATFESAGVSEAKD, from the coding sequence GTGAGCGACTCTAACATCATGTCGACCATCGAGCCACCCAGCGAGCTGTGGCTTGCAAAAGCACGAGCGCATCTGGATGTATTGACCAAGCCGCTGGGCAGCCTTGGCCGGCTGGAAGACCTTGCGGCGCAGTTGGTGTCGATTCGACAGCGTGAGTATGCGGAGCCGCTACGAAAGGCTGTTTATATCTTTGCAGCCGATCATGGAATTACTGCTGAAGGCGTCAGCGCGTATCCAAGCGAAGTGACGCGACAGATGGTGCTTAATTTCCTTGCTAATGGCGCGGCTATCAATGTGCTCGCGAAGCTTCATGGCGTCGAGATGAATGTAGTCGATGTGGGTGTTGATGCGGACTTCGATCAGATCGACGATCTGCTGCACCGCAAAGTGCGTAAGGGAACGCGCAATATGATCCAGGAGCCAGCGATGAGCAGCGATGAACTGACGGAAGCTCTTGGTGTTGGACTGGACCTTGCTGACGATTCGAAGGCGAAGGGGCACAGCCTGGTTGCTGTTGGAGAGATGGGCATTGGAAATACCACGGCGGCGAGCGCCATCACGTCTCTCCTTACCCGGAAACCGGTTGAGCTCACTACCGGCAAAGGGACCGGCCTGAACACCGAGGCTTTGCAGCACAAGCGCCGAATCATCGAAGCGGTTTTGCAGAAGTACTTCGGAGAAGCGGCAGGTGACATTTTGCCTGATCCAGTTGATGTGCTCCGTATCGTCGGCGGGTTGGAGATCGCCGCGATGACTGGTTTCATACTCGGAGCAGCGCGACATGGAATCGCGGTAGTCGTTGACGGCTTCATCTCGACGGCTGCGGCTGCGCTTGCCTTTGCGTTAGTGCCGCAGGTGCGCGGCTATCTTTTTGCTGGGCATCAATCCGAAGAACCCGGGCACCAGGCGCTGCTCGACTACCTGGAGTTGAGGCCGATTCTCGCGTTGAATATGCGCCTCGGGGAAGGCACGGGCGCAGTCCTCGCTATGCCGATCCTCGAGTCCGCGATGTGCCTCTACAACCAGATGGCGACGTTCGAATCTGCTGGTGTGAGCGAGGCCAAAGATTGA